The nucleotide sequence AATGTCAAGTTATAGTTGTTCAATTAAAAACAGTATTAACGTGTTTAATTATATAGTTATATACATTTAAATATGTATCAAGGCCCCCCTCAGTCGTATAGAAAGAACAACCTAATATAGCTGTCACAGATTTGCAGTAGATTGCAATTTGCAAGTGACAATTTTGTTATATTGTTTGGCGATGCTGAATTTAGTGTGAACAATATATCTGTACTTTTATTTCCTCAGCTTGCTTTGTGGTCTTTTAATTAATTCAATAATTACACCGCTGGCATATGAACTTGCGAGGTGGGTGCGATTTAGTACGTAAACAAGTAAATCACTTATTTTGATGCATAAACCTGTCTAGTGTGTACAATCCAAACCCAAAATAATACATCATAACTAATTTCACTAAGTTGAATACTGATTAGGATTGTTATATAGGCTTTCATGTCAAGATGAGGTTACCTAAATACACATATGTTCaatcaaatatataaaagtCATGTTAATTATACATATTAAAGGTGAATATATACAAAATAATAGAAGAAATAATTGTTACCCATTTACAAACACGACATTTGTCATGCCCTTGATCGTTTGTGCACGAAATTATATATCAGACTAACTCAACATGATTAGTCACAAATATATCGATTTGAACTATTTCGCACTACATACTAGACAAGTTTGCACATCATAATAAGCAATTTAAAAGTTTATGTACTAAAATACAGTCACTTCATAAGTTTGTATACCGGCGACACAATTTAATTACTCTCTAATTAATTTCTTCCTGCCGCGTAtgaacagtgttttttttttagctaTGCTACATCGTCATCATGCAAACCTAAGTCTGCTAGTACGGCAGATATCCCTTAGTTTTTTGAATGCTTGCAACACTGACTGTAAACATTATTCAGCAGAAGGCCAAGCAGAAATTTGCATTGAAACTCTGCTCACCAACTTGACGGCCTGCTGGGAGAGAAGCAGGACAGGGAGCAACCGACCCGAGTGTAAGATTCCGTTATTATGCCCTCCGCAGAGGCCGGCTGCGGTGTGCATCGGCCCCAACCACCACAATCCCTTCTACCACCTGATGGAGCAGGAGAAGAAGGTGATGCTCTACGGCATTCTGATCCTGGTGGACGAGCAGCACAAGGCTGCCGTGCTGAGGAGATTAGTGGATGCGGTCACTGCCCTCGAAAGCGTTGCGAAGGAGCATTATTACATGGAGCAGGTGCCTTGCGATGCCATGAGACGTACTGCGGGTTTCGTGCAGATGCTGCTCCTCGACGGATGCTACATCCTTGGCAAGTTCGTGCTCCATGACCTCTTACCCGTCAGGGCCAACGGTGCGGGGACgagccagcagcagcaacatggtACTGGAAGCGCGATGCAGAACATGGAATTGGTGCGCGACGTGTTCTACCGCCTGGATAACCAGATACCCTTCTGTGTCCTCCGCGCCATCTACGGGGTGCTCCGTGAATGTAGAACCACGCCGGGGGTGATGGCGAGGGAGCTCGATGAGACGTTGGCCGTCCAAGTCCAGGCACTTCTCAAACATTTCGGATACTCCATTAGGAACCAAGTGCCCCGCGAGATCTGGCACCTGCATCACATGCTGCACAAGCACTTCGTCCCACAGGACGATCCTATTCCTACCGGCGATGCTGTTCGGCTGCCGGTCGACGTCGTCGACACCGGCCGGAGATCAGCTACGGCAGCCGCCCCCACCTTGTACCGGTGGCGCGCAGCGACGTTCTACCATGCCACCGGCGTGATCTTCATGAAACGCCACCTCCGCCACGGCGCCAGCAGCGGCGCGTGGCGCTGgttcgtcgacggcggcggcgcccgctccGTTCTGGACGTGAAGTTCCATCCGCTGACGCTGCGGCTGAGCATCCCGCCGCTCATGGTGGACATGAACACGTCCACGGTCCTCCGGAACCTGATGATGCTGGAGCAGCACAACCCGAGCCTGGGGAGCCAGGTCACGGCCTACTGCTACTTCCTGTCGCAGCTAGCCGGCACGGCGAGCGACGTCGCGCTCCTCGCCAAGAAGGGGATCATCGTGAGCCTCCTggccagcgacggcgacgtcgccaGGATGCTCGGCGAGCTCTGCGTCGGCATCACCATCAACCCGGCCGACGAGCGCAGCCACAACTACCTGCTCGACACGAGGAAGGGCCTCGAACGTATGTACAAGACCCGCGTGATTAGGTGGATAGCGCAGCTCTACCACCGCTACTTGAGCAATCCGTTCGTGCTGACGGTGCTGGTGGCTGCCATGGTTGGATTTGTCTGTGAACTTATACAGGCAATCTATGCAGTCAAGTCCTTCAAGCGCCGACCATAACATCTACATGTGGAGCTGGCAAACCTTAAATATCGAACTACCCGCCTTTTGTTAGGtttatttttctctcctttcACTCCATTAAGAGTAGTTAACATTGGGAGTACTTAATTTTTATCCGGGTTCTGTAAATTGTAATAAGGCGCCAATTCCATTTTATTTAGATCCGTGTGCCGGGCATGTCGCGTTCGTTGTAGCTTACACAGGCCAGCTTGTTTGTGTCATGTCATCAAAAGTAGTaccatttttttccaaaaaacttTTAACATCAACATTGCTTAAATAAATAGCATAAGTTTTAATACTAGAACCAACTATTAGCTATAAGCTTATGTTTGACCTAATATAAGATGTACAATAGTTTATTTATAAGGTTAATTACCTCTCTATTTTGCTCATCTATATATGTAATACAATTTTCTTGGAGCATGTGAAGAccaggtttttttttatgagaaTTTCGCTTTGGACCAGTTCTTTTTACCAGAGTTTCACAATAGACCAGGCCTAACATTAggttttcacttaacaccatatAATTTTGCACTAGGTTGCACTTTGGACTAGGGGTTGGTGATTTGGGATAGGATGTTGGCTGTGGCCCATCCACGTTAGCAGGCAACACCCTCTcttcttcggcaccggcaatgCTGATCTGGCCACCGCCAAGCAACAAGGATGTGGGTGAGCTCTGCACGTGCATAACAGCTGAGCATATGCGGGGAGAAGAGCAGCCGAGAAGGTGCGGCAAGTGGGAGAAGCAATGATCTCGAACGACAAGAATGTGCTTGGAGATTGTTGAGGTCACCGGTCACAGAACAAAGAGATCGGCGACGGGCTTGAATGGGTCGCGGACGTGGAGACATTGGATCCAGACAAAGAGATGTTGATGGTGGTAGCTAGGTCATTGTTCCAACAAGGACGTGATGTGGTGGCTGGGTTGTGGTACCATAGCCTTGGCGATGG is from Oryza sativa Japonica Group chromosome 9, ASM3414082v1 and encodes:
- the LOC107278553 gene encoding uncharacterized protein, coding for MNSVFFLAMLHRHHANLSLLVRQISLSFLNACNTDCKHYSAEGQAEICIETLLTNLTACWERSRTGSNRPECKIPLLCPPQRPAAVCIGPNHHNPFYHLMEQEKKVMLYGILILVDEQHKAAVLRRLVDAVTALESVAKEHYYMEQVPCDAMRRTAGFVQMLLLDGCYILGKFVLHDLLPVRANGAGTSQQQQHGTGSAMQNMELVRDVFYRLDNQIPFCVLRAIYGVLRECRTTPGVMARELDETLAVQVQALLKHFGYSIRNQVPREIWHLHHMLHKHFVPQDDPIPTGDAVRLPVDVVDTGRRSATAAAPTLYRWRAATFYHATGVIFMKRHLRHGASSGAWRWFVDGGGARSVLDVKFHPLTLRLSIPPLMVDMNTSTVLRNLMMLEQHNPSLGSQVTAYCYFLSQLAGTASDVALLAKKGIIVSLLASDGDVARMLGELCVGITINPADERSHNYLLDTRKGLERMYKTRVIRWIAQLYHRYLSNPFVLTVLVAAMVGFVCELIQAIYAVKSFKRRP